The Microbacterium sp. W4I20 genome segment TGAACATCCTGAAGATCGGAACGATTCCGAGCTGGGCCGGCACGAAAAGGCCAGCGAGGAAGAATGACAGCAGCGCGGACCGGCCCCGGAAAGCAAACCGGCCCAGAGCGTACGCCGCCGTCACCGACAGAGCGAGACCGACGGTCAGGGCGAGCACCGTGACCCACACGGAGTTGAGAAAGTACACCGAGAAGTCCCCACGACTCCACGCTTCGGCGAAGTTCGCTGCGCCCGTGAGATCAGGCAGCCCGATCGGGCTCAGCGCGATCTGTGCCGTGGACCGGAAGGAATTGGATAGAACAATTATCAGAGGCAGGGCAACCAGTGAGGCGTAGACCGCAACAAAGGCGACGGTGGGTCGCGCCCCCTTCCGAATACTCCGGCTCTTCGGATGACTGATGCTCACAGCACCCTCTTTTCGATAGCAGCGAGTCCTCTTCGGAGCAACAGAGCGCCGCCGAAGATGAGCAGGAAGGTCATGACCGCGAGTGACGATGAGAGACCAACAGAGTTCAGATCAGTCCCGAACGCTGTGCGGTAGAACACCAGCCCGAGCACGTCGATCACTCCTCCCGGCCCACCGTTGATACCGCCGAGCGCCAGTTGCAGGCCGAAGGCGTTGAAGCAGGAGATGAAAGTCAGTACGGTGATCGTCCCGATGATCGGCGAGATCAGAGGCAGCGTGATGAGAACGAACTGCTGCCAGCGGGATGCTCCGTCGACGCTCGCGGCAGAGTAGATCTCTTCGGGGATGCCGGCGATCGCAGCCCCGAACAGCAGCATCGGGAATCCGACCCACTGCCAGGCGTTGATGAGAATAGTGAGGGGCATCGCGAGGACCGGGTCTGAGAGCCAGGGGAATACCCAGGAGGTCAGGCCGAGAGAGTTGAAGACGAAAGCTACAGGGCCGTAGGTGGGGTTGAGCAGAATGGTCCAGATGTAGCCCACGACGAGCGGGTTCATCAGGTA includes the following:
- a CDS encoding carbohydrate ABC transporter permease, producing MTTNAATSARRRKSHRRQGTALLVAAFVGPALLLYITLLIWPLMSVGFDSVFEWTGSKRRDFLGLENYVELFNSERIRAEIAAAFGNNLTFFIGTMIVQNTAGLLLAVLIHRLVKVKLFFQTLISLPYLMNPLVVGYIWTILLNPTYGPVAFVFNSLGLTSWVFPWLSDPVLAMPLTILINAWQWVGFPMLLFGAAIAGIPEEIYSAASVDGASRWQQFVLITLPLISPIIGTITVLTFISCFNAFGLQLALGGINGGPGGVIDVLGLVFYRTAFGTDLNSVGLSSSLAVMTFLLIFGGALLLRRGLAAIEKRVL